The following proteins are encoded in a genomic region of Candida albicans SC5314 chromosome 4, complete sequence:
- the CPA1 gene encoding carbamoyl-phosphate synthase (glutamine-hydrolyzing) (Putative carbamoyl-phosphate synthase subunit; alkaline repressed; rat catheter, Spider and flow model biofilm induced) — translation MLSATKRYLATAAAAAATNTTTTSKAFTNTTSQLGRATLTIKDGPVFNGYSFGANRNVSGEAVFTTSLVGYPESMTDPSYRGQILCFTQPLIGNYGVPSSTAKDQFNLLKYMESPKVQCIGIVVADAALEYSHWTAVESLQQWCKRSGVAAITGVDTRQLVSYLRDKGSSLGRITIGEEYDADEDAAFEDPGAINLVHKVTTKAPFHIACPPQYSKGIHIAVLDCGAKENILRCLVERGASLTVFPYDYPIDKIANKFDGIFISNGPGDPTHCSTTVNNLKKIITNHQDLPIFGICLGHQLLALASGAKTIKLKYGNRAHNIPAIDLITGNCHITSQNHGYAVDANTLSENWQPYFTNLNDLSNEGMIHKYQPIFSTQFHPEAKGGPLDTSFLFDKFFDNINVYKKSNGLNLPPVENSLLVDILPKERVE, via the coding sequence ATGCTTTCTGCTACTAAGAGATATTTAGCaactgctgctgctgctgctgctactaataccaccaccactagCAAAGCGTTTACAAATACTACTTCACAATTAGGTAGAGCAACATTAACTATAAAAGATGGACCTGTTTTCAATGGTTATTCATTTGGTGCCAATAGAAATGTCAGTGGTGAAGCTGTTTTCACCACTTCATTAGTAGGATATCCTGAAAGTATGACTGATCCATCATATCGTGGACAAATTTTATGTTTTACTCAACCATTAATTGGTAATTATGGTGTTCCTTCAAGCACTGCTAAagatcaatttaatttattgaaatatatGGAATCACCAAAAGTTCAATGTATTGGTATAGTTGTTGCTGATGCCGCATTAGAATATAGTCATTGGACAGCAGTAGAAAGTTTACAACAATGGTGTAAACGTTCTGGTGTTGCTGCCATAACTGGAGTTGATACAAGACAATTGGTGAGTTATTTAAGAGATAAAGGTTCATCATTGGGGAGAATTACGATTGGTGAAGAATATGATGCTGATGAAGATGCGGCATTTGAAGACCCTGGTGCCATTAATTTAGTTCATAAAGTAACCACCAAGGCACCATTTCATATTGCTTGTCCACCTCAATATTCTAAAGGGATTCATATTGCTGTTTTAGATTGTGgagcaaaagaaaatattttgcGTTGTCTTGTTGAAAGAGGTGCTTCATTAACAGTTTTCCCTTATGATTATCctattgataaaattgcTAATAAATTCGATGGGATATTTATATCTAATGGTCCTGGTGATCCAACTCATTGTTCTACTACAGTAAAcaatttaaagaaaattataACTAATCATCAAGATTTACCAATTTTCGGAATTTGTTTAGGTCATCAATTATTGGCATTAGCTAGTGGTGCTAAAActataaaattaaaatatggTAATAGAGCTCATAATATCCCAGCTATAGATTTGATCACGGGGAATTGTCATATTACATCACAAAATCATGGTTATGCCGTTGATGCTAATACATTATCGGAAAATTGGCAACCTTATTTCACTaatttgaatgatttaAGTAATGAAGGTATGATTCATAAATatcaaccaattttttcaactcaATTTCATCCAGAAGCTAAAGGTGGTCCATTAGATacatcatttttatttgataagTTTTTCGATAATATAAATGtttataaaaaatcaaatggatTGAATTTACCACCAGTTGAAAATAGTTTATTAGTTGATATTTTACCAAAAGAAAGAGTTGAATAG
- a CDS encoding ubiquitin-ubiquitin ligase (Ortholog(s) have ubiquitin-ubiquitin ligase activity, role in mitochondrion inheritance, protein monoubiquitination, protein polyubiquitination and plasma membrane, ubiquitin ligase complex localization), with translation MHLPNLTNIKESSSNKAFKRNPSENPPSYNESISQVSSPISLTPVSSASRVPTLSNSNSNSKARSSKASTKKKNVPYKPSAEQQRQINILGGSSTTTTPIAELSTVSSHSQTEYFDVLPSFQMFQSILKRDDRQFQEDLSSLPPGYGDVTNSSPTPPPLPPPPARSAPTLSPSSSRDHTIDEAIQRLNEYGLAQERDEMNNDEYLFEEHNNDPHNNTNNTLSPVGSSVNANVHNQNIEVTQDDTYGHSPLDNIDKLHKLPHSPIDIQIYVTKQIPQPNVNNDLETRLKEYTSGDFVNGYITVINNSHEPIEFGLFTVSLEGTIKSVERNPHAMGLTHKFSKILMKKFLKMYDLNASYGYVQVPNSAGIQYEPFSHDTSDGSVIGLPTDRLLQPNIKYKKFFTFKFPHRLLDNACINSLLPHLLPPPSMGIDRTCFYNRGEAIQLNKALGYGFLNVRGTPMLTKDYSFDDLSISYTIEAKFIDRLNSTEPISHDEINNTDNNNNAAAEYVISKSSQYFLRFIPDLKEQVQYCKRFQIGGYPVNGIGGKFMQQYLHKLTWKDIKLKNLDVEKEIDEKLLHMELSPQEVKNKSLIINNTEHPPTNNIRLEQHFKPLSSELEKNIISNKIPTEIFGKKKKMILSSLVKIGESKLSVIIPDKIIPYASPRLLMKYNNGTQQQQQQKQQQQDSDLDNNNNNNNNNNNNNTSSSTSSSSLSLRPVLSHMDEIYNRDEEDIIDSVNLKLEFITTDNNNIRAPEIQSIDVNIIFWSYSTDYPIPFEIGYDFFYTNEQNQDEIIKDPVEITRNNLQILKDQVSNYISFVKDNKISLSRDAFLYLKSIKSLGVKKDTIKDYFQIVTDNNLLNREGSWKVEQLSNSTSTSNSNSNTSNNSNNNNNNNNSKSFRYTKNLTIPLTILNKNNVNLLPSFQSCLVGRLYCLQIMVRYKGTNNDQNEFADNIVKLDVPILVG, from the coding sequence ATGCATTTACCTAATTTAACAAACATAAAAGAGTCATCATCTAATAAAGCTTTCAAAAGAAACCCTTCAGAGAACCCACCATCTTATAATGAATCAATATCTCAAGTATCATCTCCAATATCATTAACCCCTGTTTCTTCAGCATCAAGAGTACCCACActttccaattccaattccaattctaAGGCAAGATCGTCAAAAGCGTctactaaaaaaaagaatgttCCTTATAAACCATCAGCtgaacaacaacgacaaataaatatattggGGGGTtcttctactactacaaccCCCATAGCTGAACTTTCTACAGTTTCTAGTCATTCACAAACAGAATATTTCGATGTTTTACCATCATTTCAAATGTTTCAAAGTATACTTAAACGAGATGATCGTCAATTTCAAGAAGATTTATCCAGTTTACCACCAGGGTATGGAGATGTGACAAATTCATCACCGActcctcctcctcttcctcctcctcctgCTCGTTCTGCACCTACTTTATCACCTTCGAGTTCAAGAGATCATACTATAGATGAAGCTATTCAAAGATTAAATGAATATGGATTAGCTCAAGAACGAGATGAAAtgaataatgatgaatatttatttgaagaaCATAATAATGATCCCCATAATAACACTAATAACACTTTGCTGCCGGTTGGATCAAGTGTTAATGCCAATGTacataatcaaaatattgaagTGACTCAAGATGATACCTATGGTCATTCACCATTagataatattgataaattacaTAAACTACCTCATTCCCCCATAGATATACAAATCTATGTCACAAAACAAATCCCTCAACCCAATgtcaataatgatttagaaACAAGATTAAAAGAATATACTAGTGGAGATTTTGTCAATGGTTATATAACTGTGATTAATAATTCTCATGaaccaattgaatttggatTATTTACTGTTTCTTTAGAAGGAACAATAAAATCTGTGGAAAGAAATCCTCATGCCATGGGGTTAACGCATAAATTTCtgaaaatattaatgaagaaatttttaaaaatgtaTGATTTAAATGCTTCTTATGGATATGTTCAAGTTCCTAATAGTGCTGGGATTCAATATGAACCATTTTCTCATGATACTTCGGATGGTTCAGTCATTGGTTTACCTACTGATCGATTATTACAACCCAATATAAAGTataagaaatttttcacttttaaATTCCCTCATAGATTATTAGATAATGCTTGtataaattcattattaccCCATttattaccaccaccatcaatGGGGATAGATCGAACATGTTTTTATAATCGTGGTGAAGCAATACAACTCAATAAAGCATTAGGATATGGATTTTTAAATGTTAGAGGGACACCAATGTTGACTAAAGATTATAgttttgatgatttgagTATTTCTTATACTATAGAAGCAAAATTCATTGATAGATTAAATTCTACTGAACCTATATCTcatgatgaaattaataatactgataataataataatgcaGCAGCAGAATATGTCATTTCGAAAAGTTCTCAGTATTTCCTTCGATTTATTCCTGATTTAAAAGAGCAAGTACAATATTGTAAAcgatttcaaattggtgGATATCCTGTTAATGGAATTGGTGGCAAATTTATGCAACAGTATTTACATAAACTTACTTGGAAAgatattaaattgaaaaatcttgatgttgaaaaagaaattgatgaaaaattgttacATATGGAATTAAGTCCTCAAGaagtgaaaaataaaagtttaatcatcaataacaCAGAACATCCTCCCACCAATAATATTAGGTTGGAACAACATTTTAAACCACTTTCAAgtgaattggaaaaaaatattattagcAACAAAATACCTACAGAAATATTTggtaaaaagaaaaaaatgattttatcatcattagtTAAAATTGGTGAACTGAAATTATCAGTTATAATACCTGATAAAATCATTCCTTATGCATCACCAagattattaatgaaatataaCAATGGtactcaacaacaacaacaacaaaaacaacaacaacaagattCAGATCtagataataataataataataataataataataataataataatacatcatcttctacttcttcttcttcattatcactTCGACCAGTTTTAAGTCATATGGATGAAATTTATAATCgagatgaagaagatataATTGATTCTGTGAATTTAAAACTTGAATTCATAACTACcgataacaataatattcGTGCCCCTGAGATTCAATCCATTGATGttaatattatattttggtCATATAGTACTGATTATCCAATtccatttgaaattggttatgattttttttatactaatgaacaaaatcaagatgaaattattaagGATCCTGTGGAAAtaacaagaaataatttacaaattttaaaagatCAAGTATCtaattatatttcatttgttaaagataataaaatttcattaagTCGTGATgcatttttatatttaaaatcaattaaatctttAGGTGTGAAAAAAGATACCATAAAggattattttcaaatcgtGACcgataataatttattgaatcgTGAAGGTAGTTGGAAAGTTGAACAATTGAGTAATAGTACTAGTActagtaatagtaatagtaatactagcaacaacagtaacaacaacaacaacaacaacaatagtaaGAGTTTCCGATATACTAAAAATTTGACTATTCCATTGACtatattaaataaaaataatgtcAATTTATTACCAAGTTTCCAAAGTTGTCTTGTTGGTAGATTATATTGTTTACAGATTATGGTACGTTATAAAGGTACTAATAATGatcaaaatgaatttgCTGATAATATAGTTAAACTAGATGTACCAATATTAGTAGGATAA
- the ERG251 gene encoding Erg251p (C-4 sterol methyl oxidase; role in ergosterol biosynthesis; Hap43-induced; ketoconazole-induced; amphotericin B, caspofungin repressed; possibly essential gene, disruptants not obtained by UAU1 method; Spider biofilm repressed): MEVLHQLTTNHTSSLSNLINNHPTSFSSILKEVDITNHSLTYIEKLWASYYIYMNNDILATGLLFFITHELMYFGRCLPWFIIDKTPWFNRYKIQPTKIPTNQEQWECFKTVLKQHFLVEALPIWLFHPVCAKLGITYDVPFPNWKIQAIQIAIFFICEDFWHFVFHSLFHQGWFYKNIHKVHHKYAAPFGLAAEYAHPVEVMALGVGTVGFPILYAYLATVYTNMPPLHLFTLTTWIVLRLFQAVDSHSGYDFPWSLNKFFPLWAGAAHHDEHHHYFIGNYASSFTLWDWLFQTECGTYARKRRERNSRASAESKHKKTL, encoded by the coding sequence atgGAAGTTTTGCATCAATTAACTACTAATCATACTTCAAGTTTAtctaatttgataaataatCATCCAACAagtttttcatcaattttaaaagaaGTTGATATTACTAATCATAGTTTAActtatattgaaaaattatggGCCtcatattatatttatatgaataatgatattttagCTACAGggttattatttttcattactCATGAATTAATGTATTTTGGTAGATGTTTACCAtggtttattattgataaaactCCTTGGTTTAATCGTTATAAAATTcaaccaacaaaaattcCTACTAATCAAGAACAATGGGAATGTTTTAAAACGGTTTTAAAACaacattttcttgttgaagCTTTACCTATTTGGTTATTCCATCCAGTATGTGCTAAATTAGGTATTACTTATGATGTTCCATTCCCCAATTGGAAAATTCAAGCTATACAAATTgccatttttttcatttgtgaAGATTTTTGGCATTTTGTATTCCATAGTTTATTTCATCAAGGTTGGttttataaaaatattcataAAGTTCATCATAAATATGCTGCTCCATTTGGTTTAGCAGCAGAATATGCTCATCCAGTCGAAGTCATGGCCTTAGGAGTGGGGACGGTGGGGTTCCCTATTTTATATGCTTATTTGGCCACAGTTTATACTAATATGCCACCACTTCATTTATTTACATTGACAACTTGGATTGTTTTAAGATTATTCCAAGCCGTTGATTCTCATTCTGGTTATGATTTTCCTTGGTCATTAAACAAGTTCTTCCCACTTTGGGCTGGTGCTGCTCATCATGATgaacatcatcattatttcaTTGGTAATTATGCTAGTTCTTTTACCCTTTGGGATTGGTTATTCCAAACTGAATGTGGTACTTATGctagaaaaagaagagaaagaaatagTCGAGCTAGTGCTGAAAGTAAACATAAAAAAACTTTATAG